Proteins encoded within one genomic window of Spirulina major PCC 6313:
- a CDS encoding ABC transporter substrate-binding protein has product MARMWQLWQQGSWFAVGLMVAVFVACSSPAITEIRIGAIAPLTGDVATTSGQPTLDGITLAIQQVNAQGGIPIDGTLYPITLVTADDQDNPNQAVAAANRLINQENIIALVGVPLSRIATPVASVAEQAQVPMVSSKSTNLDTTAGKLYSFRATFTDTFQGQVLATFAAHELNLQRAAILYDVASNYNQDLAKIFTAAFTARGGKIVASESYVTGENNFQAQLKTIRAADPEVLFLPNYPAEVILQAQQARELGIEAVLIGGDAWSGLAEVSEPSLAGAYYTSDWVLDLGTPASQAFVAAYQAEYQRLPTSAAALGYDAVQLVIEAIRAADSLDPVKIRDRLAAIQYVGVTGTIKFSRTGDPIKGAAIIRIDGGDRVFDRLVTPD; this is encoded by the coding sequence ATGGCAAGGATGTGGCAACTGTGGCAACAGGGCAGTTGGTTTGCAGTGGGTTTAATGGTGGCGGTGTTTGTGGCCTGTAGTTCCCCAGCAATTACGGAAATTCGGATTGGTGCGATCGCTCCCCTCACCGGCGATGTGGCCACCACCTCCGGCCAGCCCACCCTTGACGGCATTACACTCGCCATTCAACAGGTCAACGCCCAAGGCGGAATTCCCATCGATGGCACCCTGTACCCGATTACATTAGTGACCGCCGACGACCAAGACAACCCCAACCAAGCCGTCGCCGCCGCCAACCGACTGATCAACCAAGAAAATATCATCGCCCTCGTTGGCGTTCCCCTCAGCCGGATTGCGACCCCCGTCGCCAGCGTCGCCGAACAGGCCCAAGTGCCGATGGTCAGTTCCAAATCCACCAACCTCGACACCACCGCCGGAAAACTCTACAGTTTCCGCGCCACCTTCACCGACACCTTCCAGGGGCAAGTCCTCGCCACCTTTGCCGCCCATGAACTCAACCTCCAACGGGCCGCCATCCTCTACGACGTTGCCAGCAATTACAATCAAGATCTCGCGAAAATCTTCACCGCAGCATTCACCGCACGGGGCGGCAAAATTGTCGCGTCAGAATCCTATGTGACGGGGGAAAATAATTTTCAAGCCCAACTCAAAACCATTCGCGCCGCTGATCCAGAAGTGCTGTTTTTGCCCAACTATCCGGCAGAAGTGATCCTCCAAGCCCAGCAAGCCCGCGAGTTGGGGATTGAGGCGGTGTTGATTGGTGGGGATGCCTGGAGTGGGTTGGCGGAGGTGAGTGAGCCGAGTTTGGCGGGAGCCTATTACACCTCAGATTGGGTGCTGGATTTGGGTACGCCTGCCTCTCAAGCCTTTGTGGCGGCTTACCAAGCGGAGTATCAGCGGCTGCCGACTTCGGCGGCGGCGTTGGGCTATGATGCGGTGCAGTTGGTGATTGAGGCAATTCGGGCGGCGGATTCCCTTGATCCGGTGAAGATTCGCGATCGCCTCGCCGCCATCCAATACGTCGGTGTGACGGGTACCATTAAATTTTCTCGCACCGGCGATCCGATTAAAGGGGCGGCCATTATTCGCATTGATGGGGGCGATCGCGTGTTTGATCGCCTCGTCACCCCCGATTAA
- a CDS encoding phospholipase D-like domain-containing protein: MVMRRLFVPLVCVLGLGLNSCRLAAQLAPTVLPAAQRPAPLPQDPQIPVYFNHNTAQGANYTDPYRQIERPGDDLEGVILQEIAQAQQSIDVAVQELRLPRIAQALAAKQAAGVRVRVVLENTYNQPWPESERSGPGRSNTDAEIAALADQDGDGQVTAAELAQNDAILILRNARVPLIDDTADGSKGSGLMHHKFVVIDGATVVTGSANFTPSGTHGDLTMAVSRGNVNHLLVIRDRALAQAFQQEFNLLWGDGPGGRPDSKFGLQKPMRPAQTFTIGASRVTVHFSPTSPSQAWEMSSNGLIARTLSAANQSVDLALFVFSEQAIANTLATRHQQGTQVRVLIDPSFAFRDFSEGLDLLGVTLLKQDCQAEPNNQPWAAPITTVGVPALPPGDKLHHKFGVMDRRVVITGSHNWSAAANHNNDETVLVIDNPAIAAHFQQEFDHLFKGAQLGITSAVETKIQEAAQACGG, encoded by the coding sequence ATGGTGATGCGGCGTTTGTTTGTGCCTCTGGTGTGTGTGCTGGGTTTGGGGTTAAATAGTTGCCGGTTAGCGGCCCAACTCGCCCCCACCGTTTTACCCGCGGCCCAACGGCCCGCCCCCCTCCCCCAAGACCCCCAAATCCCCGTCTACTTCAACCACAACACCGCCCAAGGGGCCAACTATACCGACCCCTACCGTCAAATCGAGCGGCCGGGGGATGATCTAGAAGGGGTGATTTTGCAAGAAATTGCACAGGCGCAGCAGTCCATTGATGTGGCGGTGCAGGAGTTGCGTTTACCCCGAATTGCCCAGGCCTTGGCAGCGAAACAGGCGGCGGGGGTGCGGGTGCGGGTGGTGCTAGAAAATACCTATAACCAACCCTGGCCGGAGAGCGAGCGATCTGGCCCCGGTCGCAGCAATACCGATGCTGAGATCGCGGCCTTGGCGGATCAGGATGGCGATGGCCAAGTGACGGCGGCAGAACTGGCCCAAAATGATGCGATTTTAATCCTGCGCAATGCCCGCGTGCCACTGATTGACGACACCGCCGACGGGAGTAAGGGATCGGGGTTAATGCACCATAAATTTGTCGTGATTGATGGGGCGACGGTGGTGACGGGTTCGGCGAATTTTACCCCCAGTGGAACCCATGGCGATTTAACCATGGCCGTGAGTCGCGGTAATGTGAATCATCTGCTGGTGATCCGCGATCGCGCCCTGGCCCAAGCCTTTCAACAGGAATTTAATCTGCTTTGGGGCGATGGCCCCGGCGGCCGTCCCGATAGCAAGTTTGGCTTGCAAAAACCGATGCGACCCGCCCAAACTTTCACCATCGGAGCATCCCGCGTCACGGTGCATTTTTCCCCCACCTCTCCCTCCCAAGCCTGGGAAATGAGCAGCAACGGCCTAATCGCCCGCACTCTCAGCGCCGCCAATCAGAGCGTGGATCTTGCTCTTTTTGTATTTTCTGAGCAGGCGATCGCCAACACCCTCGCCACCCGTCACCAACAGGGAACCCAAGTCCGCGTTCTGATTGACCCTAGTTTTGCCTTCCGTGACTTTAGCGAGGGGCTGGATCTTTTGGGCGTGACGCTCCTCAAGCAAGACTGCCAAGCAGAACCCAATAACCAACCCTGGGCCGCCCCGATTACCACCGTCGGCGTGCCCGCCCTGCCCCCCGGCGACAAGCTTCACCATAAATTTGGGGTGATGGATCGGCGGGTCGTGATTACCGGGTCGCACAATTGGTCAGCAGCGGCGAATCACAATAACGACGAAACAGTTTTAGTGATTGACAATCCTGCGATCGCGGCCCATTTTCAACAGGAATTTGACCATCTTTTTAAGGGAGCACAACTCGGCATCACGTCAGCCGTTGAAACTAAAATTCAAGAAGCCGCCCAAGCCTGCGGCGGGTGA
- a CDS encoding Uma2 family endonuclease has protein sequence MSVIHFSLKPLVEHLSHEQFYELCMANKDVAMERTVTGELIIMPPVGGESGEKEAELITDLGIWNRQTQLGKVFSSSTVFKLPNGGDRSPDAAWVQLERWNALTPEQRKQFPPLCPDFVIELRSDSDRFKPLQDKMQEYLASGLKLGWLINPQGQTVEIYRPDQTVEVINFPATLSGETVLPGFTLTLD, from the coding sequence ATGAGTGTGATTCATTTCAGCTTAAAACCCCTCGTTGAGCACCTTAGCCATGAACAATTTTATGAATTGTGTATGGCGAACAAAGATGTTGCGATGGAACGAACGGTCACAGGAGAATTAATTATCATGCCCCCGGTTGGTGGTGAAAGTGGTGAAAAAGAAGCGGAATTGATTACAGATTTAGGAATTTGGAATCGCCAAACGCAACTCGGAAAAGTATTTAGCTCCTCAACAGTGTTTAAATTACCAAATGGTGGCGATCGCTCCCCCGATGCGGCATGGGTTCAACTCGAACGATGGAACGCCTTAACACCAGAACAGCGCAAACAATTCCCGCCCCTCTGTCCCGATTTCGTCATTGAATTGCGCTCAGACAGCGATCGCTTCAAACCCTTGCAAGACAAAATGCAAGAATATCTCGCCAGCGGTCTCAAGCTCGGTTGGTTGATTAATCCTCAGGGGCAAACGGTGGAAATCTATCGACCGGATCAAACTGTTGAGGTGATCAATTTTCCAGCCACTTTATCCGGTGAAACCGTGCTGCCGGGTTTTACGTTGACCCTTGATTAG
- a CDS encoding cytosine deaminase, with translation MLNPVVLHHDRYWLLNAHCPVTLLPAHWPDGGDRTGLTPVNLCIADGQLVALQPAAVLPSDPLPTLDLERRMVLPGFVDSHTHLDKGHIWERSPNPDGTFTSALHATRTDAATHWHHEDVRRRMEFGLRCSEAHGTTAIRTHIDCGRGQAEISLPVAVQLREAWRDRITLQLVSLVGLDDFLTPAGVAVADQIADLGAVLGAVIYPHPDLDARLDTVFQLASDRQIQQLDFHVDETKDPTSMSLRHVAQAALRHRFQGHILCGHCCSLAMQPPDEVEKTLNLVRDAGIDLVSLPMCNLFLQDRRTDGTTPRWRGVTLAHEARQAGIALSFASDNCRDPFYGFGDHDMLEVWTQSVRIAHLDYPYGDWIRAVNDQPSHSMGLGANRLEPGRSADLVIFTARWYSELLARSQHDRLVLRHGKPSDRTLPDYRELDDLVVS, from the coding sequence ATGCTTAATCCTGTGGTGCTTCACCATGACCGGTACTGGTTACTCAATGCCCATTGTCCGGTCACACTGCTCCCGGCCCATTGGCCCGATGGGGGCGATCGCACGGGCTTAACGCCCGTCAATCTCTGCATTGCCGATGGTCAACTGGTCGCCCTCCAACCCGCCGCAGTGCTTCCCTCTGATCCTTTGCCCACATTGGATCTAGAGCGGCGCATGGTGTTACCGGGGTTTGTGGATAGCCATACCCACCTCGACAAGGGCCATATTTGGGAGCGATCGCCCAATCCCGACGGCACATTTACCAGCGCCCTCCATGCCACTCGCACCGATGCCGCCACCCATTGGCATCACGAGGATGTGCGGCGACGGATGGAATTTGGGCTGCGCTGTAGCGAGGCCCACGGCACGACGGCGATCCGCACCCATATCGACTGTGGCAGGGGTCAGGCGGAGATTAGCTTACCCGTTGCTGTTCAACTGCGGGAGGCATGGCGCGATCGCATCACCCTGCAACTCGTTTCCCTCGTCGGCCTAGACGATTTCCTCACTCCAGCCGGGGTGGCCGTCGCAGATCAAATTGCCGACCTGGGCGCAGTCTTAGGGGCTGTGATCTATCCCCATCCCGATCTTGATGCCCGTCTCGATACCGTCTTTCAACTGGCCAGCGATCGCCAGATCCAACAGTTAGATTTTCACGTTGACGAAACCAAAGACCCCACCTCCATGAGTTTGCGGCACGTTGCCCAAGCCGCCCTGCGCCATCGGTTCCAGGGTCACATTCTCTGCGGCCATTGCTGTAGCCTCGCGATGCAGCCCCCCGATGAGGTTGAAAAAACCCTTAATCTTGTGCGTGATGCCGGGATTGATCTGGTCAGCTTGCCGATGTGCAATCTGTTCCTCCAGGATCGCCGCACCGATGGCACTACCCCCCGCTGGCGTGGGGTGACATTGGCCCACGAAGCCCGCCAAGCCGGGATTGCACTATCATTTGCCAGCGACAATTGCCGCGACCCCTTCTATGGCTTTGGGGATCACGATATGCTCGAAGTCTGGACGCAGTCGGTGCGCATCGCCCATCTGGACTATCCCTATGGTGATTGGATTCGTGCGGTGAATGATCAGCCTTCCCACAGTATGGGCTTGGGGGCGAATCGTTTAGAACCGGGTCGCTCGGCGGATTTGGTGATTTTTACGGCGCGATGGTATAGCGAATTGTTGGCGCGATCGCAACACGATCGCCTCGTCCTCCGCCACGGCAAACCCAGCGATCGCACCCTCCCCGATTACCGCGAGTTGGATGATTTAGTGGTGTCGTGA
- a CDS encoding SulP family inorganic anion transporter translates to MTSSSSPWSLPAPIATELRPKHLLSSAIAGGVTGMIGIIRGISYAALIFSGTLTPYLNVGVGIAIFSTAAISIMVALFSSLPGMIATPLAAPTAVLAVMAAAIAAQMAADDPQIMVLTVVAAIAIGSLCTGLFLCILGRLKLGQAVSFIPYPVVGGFMAGTGLLLVRGGVQVMSDLPVTLATLPQLIQPTLAWHWGVGVFLGVALLGVTKQIGHYLILPGSLVLMLLTFYGALWVTQTPVDVAREAGWLLQSSSQGGLWHPLGWQELQQVDWGVIVGQGGAIATLMFISLLSLVLTNNGIELAVEKDIDINQELQAVGLANLAAGLGCGMAGNQALPSTLLVHKMQANHRLAGVFKTVPCLLVLILGSDFLAYFPKPILGSLLLYLGIDLLIQWIYKSAFKLPLADYLTILLIMVVINQVGFLEGVLVGLVMSVVLFVVNYSRIHATRDQFSGIHQQSAIARTPEEQEILDRHGEAIHILQLHGFIFFGRANHLLEAVRDRLEQTPPLRYLVLDFHLVSGIDSSATLNFTKIRKLATQQDIRLVYIGLTDDLVTVLKRGDALDSSATCQQFITLNQGLAWCEEQLIAALNPSVSTPTPATIPVPSRSSSS, encoded by the coding sequence ATGACTTCGTCTTCCTCGCCTTGGTCTTTACCGGCCCCAATCGCCACAGAGCTACGCCCCAAACATCTGCTATCGAGTGCGATCGCGGGCGGTGTCACCGGCATGATTGGGATTATTCGCGGCATTTCCTACGCCGCCCTCATTTTTTCAGGGACATTGACCCCGTACCTGAATGTGGGTGTTGGGATTGCCATTTTTAGCACCGCCGCCATCAGTATTATGGTGGCCCTGTTTAGTTCTCTGCCGGGGATGATCGCCACGCCCCTCGCCGCGCCAACGGCAGTGCTTGCGGTGATGGCGGCGGCGATCGCCGCGCAAATGGCAGCGGACGATCCCCAAATTATGGTGCTGACGGTGGTGGCGGCGATCGCCATTGGCTCCCTCTGTACGGGCCTCTTTTTATGCATCCTGGGGCGGTTGAAACTTGGCCAAGCCGTGAGTTTTATTCCCTATCCCGTGGTGGGGGGGTTCATGGCGGGGACGGGGTTGCTCCTGGTGCGGGGGGGTGTGCAGGTGATGAGTGATCTCCCGGTGACTCTGGCGACGCTGCCCCAATTGATCCAGCCAACCCTGGCTTGGCATTGGGGGGTAGGGGTGTTCCTCGGCGTGGCCTTGCTGGGGGTCACGAAACAGATTGGCCATTACCTGATTTTGCCGGGGAGTTTGGTGTTGATGTTGCTGACGTTCTACGGGGCGCTGTGGGTGACGCAAACGCCGGTCGATGTGGCCCGCGAGGCGGGTTGGTTGTTGCAATCCTCGTCCCAAGGGGGGCTGTGGCATCCTCTGGGTTGGCAAGAGTTACAGCAGGTGGATTGGGGTGTGATTGTGGGGCAAGGGGGCGCGATCGCAACTCTGATGTTTATTAGTTTGCTGTCTTTAGTGCTCACCAACAACGGCATTGAATTAGCCGTCGAAAAAGACATTGACATCAACCAAGAACTCCAAGCCGTGGGGTTAGCCAACCTTGCCGCCGGGCTAGGCTGTGGCATGGCCGGGAATCAAGCCCTGCCTAGCACCTTGCTGGTGCATAAAATGCAGGCCAATCATCGTTTAGCCGGGGTCTTTAAAACGGTTCCCTGTCTCCTCGTTCTCATTTTAGGATCAGATTTTCTCGCCTATTTTCCGAAACCCATTCTCGGCAGTTTGCTCCTCTATTTGGGCATTGATTTACTCATTCAATGGATCTACAAATCGGCGTTTAAACTTCCCTTGGCGGATTATTTAACCATCCTCTTGATCATGGTGGTGATTAACCAGGTGGGATTCCTCGAAGGGGTGTTAGTGGGGTTAGTGATGTCGGTGGTGCTGTTTGTGGTGAACTACAGTCGGATTCATGCCACCCGTGATCAATTTTCCGGGATTCATCAACAAAGTGCGATCGCCCGTACCCCAGAGGAACAGGAAATCCTCGATCGCCACGGTGAAGCCATCCATATTTTGCAACTCCATGGCTTTATCTTTTTCGGCCGGGCCAATCATTTGTTAGAAGCAGTGCGCGATCGCCTTGAGCAGACCCCACCCCTACGCTACCTTGTCCTCGATTTTCACCTCGTCAGCGGCATTGATTCCTCAGCGACGCTCAATTTCACCAAAATTCGTAAACTCGCCACCCAACAGGACATCCGCTTAGTCTATATTGGTCTCACTGATGATCTCGTGACCGTGCTAAAACGGGGCGACGCGCTCGACTCTAGCGCCACTTGTCAACAATTCATCACTCTCAATCAAGGCTTGGCCTGGTGTGAAGAGCAGTTAATCGCGGCGTTAAATCCCTCTGTCAGCACACCAACCCCTGCAACTATCCCGGTTCCATCTCGTTCATCCTCATCCTAG